From Gemmatimonadaceae bacterium:
CCAGCATGGGCAACATTCTCGTCATCGAAGACAACGAAGACATCGCCAACGGGCTCCGCGACAACCTGGAGCTCGAGGGCCACGCGGTGCGAACCGCCGAGACCGGGGCGCTCGGCGTCGCCGAGGCGAAGGGCTGGAATCCCGACGTCATCATTCTCGACCTCGGGCTGCCCGACATGGATGGCCATCACGTCATGCGCCAACTGCCGCGCGAAGGCGTCACCTCCGGCATCCTCATCCTCTCGGCGCGCGATGCCGAGGCGGAGAAAGTGGTCGGGCTGCGGCTGGGCGCCGAGGATTACGTCACGAAGCCGTTCGGGATGTTGGAGCTGCTGGCGCGCGTCGAGTTGATCCTGCGCCGCGGCCGTGTCGCCGCCGCGCCGCTCGAGATCGTCGCGCCACAACGTGCGATCGTACGGCTCGGACCCCTCGAGATCGACCGCGATGCGCGCCAGGTCAAGCGCCATGGACGGCTCGTGTCACTCTCGCCCAAGGAGTTCGATCTGCTCGACGCGCTCATCGGGCGCGGCGGAGCGGTGGTCAAGCGCAGCGATCTCCTCCGCGAAGTATGGGGCTATAGCGGCTTCGTCTCGAGCCGCACGGTGGATACCCATATCGCGCAGTTGCGCCGCAAGCTCGAGAGCGATCCCGCGAATCCGGAGTTCATTCTCACGGTTCAAAAGGCGGGATACCGCATGGCGATGTGAGGGGAGCAGCGCGGACGACGGGCGATCGTCGCCGGCTGATCGCGAACATCGTCGTTCCCGTGGGGCTGCCGGTGGTATCGTCGCGCGGTTGCCGCTAGCGTTCGCGTATCATCATCTCGCGGAAGTCGTTCTCAGTCTCCCACTCACTTCTTCTGGATGTCTCTCGTGCAGAACGCGCTCATCCTCGCGCTGCTCACCGCCATTCCGCTTCACGCTGTGGCCGCGCAACACGCCGCACCCGCCGCCACGATCACGCCCGCCGCACGACTCGCGGTGTTGGGCGATTCGCTCACGCCTGGCGCATCGCGCACCGCGCAGCTTGGGCTGGGCCCGAACATGACGTACGCGCTCACGCATCGCGACTCGACCGGCGGTCTGGAAGCGCATCGGGATTGGACCGACGTCTTCGTCGTCGAGAGCGGCAGCGCGACCCTCGTCTCGGGCGGCACGCTCAGCGGTGCGAAGGAAGCGACGCCGGGCGAATGGCGCGGCGGCAAAGCGAACGGATCGACGCGCGCGGCGCTTCACGTCGGCGACGTCGTCGTCATTCCCGCCGGCGCGCCGCATCAGATGATACTCGCGCCGGGCGAACACATCACGTATCTCGCATTCAAGGTGAAAGCACCATGAGCTCACATCCCGTCATCACGCCCGAGCAGTTGCTCGATCACTGGCAGGGACATCGCCGAGTGACGCGACGGCTCATCGAGGTGTTTCCGGAGCGCGAGTTGTTCGATTACGCGATCGGCGGCATGCGGCCGTTCGCGAAGCTCGCGACAGAGCTGCTCACGATGGCCGTGCCGATCGCGCAGGGCGTCGCCACCGGTCAATGGGTGAACGAGAAGCTCGAGCTGACGACCAAGGGCGAGATTCTTCGGCTGTGGGACGCCAACACCGCGGAGCTCGACCGCGTATGGAAGACGATCCCCGAAAAGCGCTTTCAGGAAGAGGACACCGCATTCGGGCAGTGGAAGATGTCGGGGTTCGCGATGATCTTCTACGCCATCGACAATGAAGTGCATCATCGCGGGCAGGGGTACGTGTATCTGCGCTCGCTCGGATTCGAGCCGCCCGCTTTCTACGACCGGAGCTGATCATGCGTATTTCACGAATTTCGTTCGCGGCGGCGACGCTCTCGACGCTCGCTACGCTCGTCGCGGTGTCATCAGCACATGCTCAACGCGGCGGGTTCGGCGGCGGTGCGCCGCAACAACCCGCATATCCCGATCCGCCGGCGCTGTCGTTTCCAACCGACGATCCGATCATCAAGCAGATCTGGACGATGGGCATGGACAACTCGCATGTGAAGCAGTTGTCCCAGGTGTTGTTCGATTCGCTCGGACCTCGCCTCATGGGCGCGCCGAACACCAAGGCCGCGCAGGACTGGTTGGTCAAGACGTACGCGGGCTGGGGCATCAGCGCGAAGCTCGAGAACTACGGCACGTGGCGCGGCTGGGTGCGCGGACCGTCACACATCGATCTGCTCACGCCGCGCGTGCGGACGCTCGAGGGACAGATGGTCGGCTACAGCCCCGGCACCGGTGGCAAGAATGTCGATGCGCAGCCGATCGTGCTGCCGCAGTTCGCGGACAGCAACGCGTTCGTGAAGTGGCTGCCGAACGCCAAGGGCAAGCTCGTGATGGTGTCGGCGCCGCATGAGACCTGTCGCCCGAATCGCGAATGGACGGCGTACAGCTATCCGCAGGAGATCGCGCGCAAGGACAGCGTGCAGCGCGAGCTCGCGGCGGGCTTCGGCGGACGCGGAAGCACCCGCGGCACCGGCTACTTCGTTTCACTCGGCGGCGGCTCGTTGAGCCAGCGCCTGGACCAGGCAGGTGTCGCGGGCCTGATCACGTCGCGGCCGAAGGACGAGATCGGCACGATGGAAGTCTTCGAGACGTACAGCACGCACGTGCCGACGATCGCGCTGAGCTGCGAGGATTATGGGCTCGTGTATCGTCTGACCGAAAACAATCAGCATCCGACGCTGCGTCTCAATCTCGAGGGTCGCCTGCTCGGCGAGCAGCCGGTGTACAACGCCATCGCGACTATTCCCGGCAGCTCCAGGGCGAACGAGTATGTGCTGCTCTCGTCGCACTTCGACTCGTGGGACGGCTCGTCGGGCGCCACGGACAACGGCACGGGCACGATCACGATGCTCGAGGCCATGAGAATTCTCAAACAAGTGCTGCCGCATCCGCAGCGCACGATCATCGCCGGCCACTGGACCGGTGAAGAGGAAGGTGAGGTTGGCTCGGCCGCGTATGCAAAGGATCATCCGGACGTCGTGAAGCATCTGCAGGGCGTCTTCAACCAGGACAACGGCACGGGGCGCGTGATTCGTGTCGGCGCGGGCGGGTTGCCGAGCGGGGCGGAGCATCTCACGCAGTGGTTGAGCAAGCTGCCGAACGTATTTCAGCAGCAGGTTGGCTTCACGGGCGCGCCGGTCGCGCCGGGTGGCCCGGCCGGCGGCGGCAGCGACGATTACTCGTTCACGTGCTATGGGGCGCCGACGTTCGGCTTGGGGGCGCTGAGCTGGGATTACAACAACGTCACCTGGCATACCGAGCGCGACACGTATGATAAAGTTGTATTTGACGATCTCAAATCAAACGCGACGTTGACGGCGATGCTCGCGTACCTCGCGTCGGAGGACGCGTCGCACGTGACGCCGATCAATCCGGATTCGGCGCGCGCCGCGATGCAGGTGGTGTTGGATTCGATCGCGCGCGTCGGCGGCGGCAACAATGCGCCGGCGGCGGGTGGGCGTGGCGGACGTGGGTTCGGTGGCCCGCGTTTGTGGCCCAAGTGCGAGGACGTGCCGCGGACGACGAAGCCGCGTCTCGGCGGCTGAGGCGTCGTCATCGCGAGGAGCGTAGCGAGATTGTCATCCCGAGGAGCGTAAGCGAGGCCGTCATCCCGAGGAGCGTAAGCGACGAGGGATCTTTCCTCCTGATAGGGGGCCCTCTATCGGGATGAAAGATCCCTCGCTGCGCTCGGGATGACAGTGGGGCGCTCGGGATGACAGTGGGGCGCTCGGGATGATAACTAATGAATCTTCAGGGCGTCCCGCACTCCGGTGAGCACGAACTGCACGGCGATGGCCGCGAGCAGGAGTCCCATGATGCGTGTCATGACACGAATGCCCGTCTGCCCCATGCGCAGCACGACGCGTTCGCCGACGCGCAGGACGACGAGTGAGATCGCCATCGTCGCGACGATCGCCGCGAGCACGACGATCTTTTCGCCGACGGCCTGCGCCTGACCGGCGAGCACGATGATGGTCGAGATCGCGCCGGGGCCGGCGAGCATCGGCATCGCGAGCGGCGTCACCGCGACGTCTTCCTTCACCGCGCCTTCGGCAATCTCCGGTCGGCTCTCCTGCGTGCGCCGCTCGCCGTGCAGCATGTCCATCGCCACGACCCAGAGGATCAAGCCGCCCGCGATGCGGAACGCCTCGATCGTGATGCCGAAGATGCGAAAGATGAGCGTGCCGCCGAGCGCGAAGGCGATGAGAATGAGGCCGGCGGCAATGCAGGCGCGGCGCGCCGTGATCGCGCGCTGCCCCGTCGTCTGGTCTCGCGTGATCACCAGGTAGGTGGGGATCACGGCGATGGGATCGACGATGAACAGAATGGCGGTGAGCGTGACGAGCGCGAACTGACCGAGATTGGCCATGGTGACGGTGGAAGCTATCACCGCCGTCACCGTCTCGCGCTCGTCACCTCACGGTGATCGTCTTACGACTGACGTGATTACAGCGAGACCGTCGCCGCCGCGTCGGTGGACGACGTCGAGGTCGGATCGTTCGGGTCCGTGGTCGTCGTCGACGATGAGAGCGATGCAAACGCCGTCTCGAGCGCCGACTTCATACCACCACCGCCGCCGTGGTGATGGTGGTGGTGATGCCCCGGCGCCTTCTGCGTGCCGCTGGTCGCGCTCGAGGAGCTCTGCGTCGTCTGATCCTGTGCATCCGCCTGCAACTTCGTGAGCGCCGCCTGCGCGCCCGAGGTGTCGCCGGACTGCACGGCCTGGAACAACGAATCGAGATCGGTCTGCTGCGGCGAGGTTGAGGAGGAGGACGATGACGGTGCGCTGTAGGACGCGGAGCCGCCGAGGTCGGACTGGAGCGTGCTCAAGGCCGACTGCGCGGACGTCATGTCGCCGGACTTGACCGCCTCGAGGAGCGACGCGAAGTCGCCGCGGAAACTGTCCTTGGCGCCGACGCGTGACGTGCTCGAGTCGCTGGCGCTATCGCGTGAACCGCCGACGGCGCCCGTGCTGACCGGCGCGACGAAGCCGACCGGCCGCGACGTGATGCTGCTGATGCTCATGTGCCACCCCAGATGGAGTTGAAGCGTGAGGGATCGGCCGGGGGTGGTGGGAGGGGGAGGGGGGACGGCCGATCTCGAAAGGGAAGTTCAGGTACGATGAGTATCGGCAGGGTGCGCAAATACTTTAGCGATGCGCTGAAATCGTTCCAGTC
This genomic window contains:
- a CDS encoding DinB family protein — translated: MSSHPVITPEQLLDHWQGHRRVTRRLIEVFPERELFDYAIGGMRPFAKLATELLTMAVPIAQGVATGQWVNEKLELTTKGEILRLWDANTAELDRVWKTIPEKRFQEEDTAFGQWKMSGFAMIFYAIDNEVHHRGQGYVYLRSLGFEPPAFYDRS
- a CDS encoding NAAT family transporter, giving the protein MIASTVTMANLGQFALVTLTAILFIVDPIAVIPTYLVITRDQTTGQRAITARRACIAAGLILIAFALGGTLIFRIFGITIEAFRIAGGLILWVVAMDMLHGERRTQESRPEIAEGAVKEDVAVTPLAMPMLAGPGAISTIIVLAGQAQAVGEKIVVLAAIVATMAISLVVLRVGERVVLRMGQTGIRVMTRIMGLLLAAIAVQFVLTGVRDALKIH
- a CDS encoding response regulator transcription factor, which encodes MGNILVIEDNEDIANGLRDNLELEGHAVRTAETGALGVAEAKGWNPDVIILDLGLPDMDGHHVMRQLPREGVTSGILILSARDAEAEKVVGLRLGAEDYVTKPFGMLELLARVELILRRGRVAAAPLEIVAPQRAIVRLGPLEIDRDARQVKRHGRLVSLSPKEFDLLDALIGRGGAVVKRSDLLREVWGYSGFVSSRTVDTHIAQLRRKLESDPANPEFILTVQKAGYRMAM
- a CDS encoding M28 family peptidase; protein product: MRISRISFAAATLSTLATLVAVSSAHAQRGGFGGGAPQQPAYPDPPALSFPTDDPIIKQIWTMGMDNSHVKQLSQVLFDSLGPRLMGAPNTKAAQDWLVKTYAGWGISAKLENYGTWRGWVRGPSHIDLLTPRVRTLEGQMVGYSPGTGGKNVDAQPIVLPQFADSNAFVKWLPNAKGKLVMVSAPHETCRPNREWTAYSYPQEIARKDSVQRELAAGFGGRGSTRGTGYFVSLGGGSLSQRLDQAGVAGLITSRPKDEIGTMEVFETYSTHVPTIALSCEDYGLVYRLTENNQHPTLRLNLEGRLLGEQPVYNAIATIPGSSRANEYVLLSSHFDSWDGSSGATDNGTGTITMLEAMRILKQVLPHPQRTIIAGHWTGEEEGEVGSAAYAKDHPDVVKHLQGVFNQDNGTGRVIRVGAGGLPSGAEHLTQWLSKLPNVFQQQVGFTGAPVAPGGPAGGGSDDYSFTCYGAPTFGLGALSWDYNNVTWHTERDTYDKVVFDDLKSNATLTAMLAYLASEDASHVTPINPDSARAAMQVVLDSIARVGGGNNAPAAGGRGGRGFGGPRLWPKCEDVPRTTKPRLGG